The following proteins are encoded in a genomic region of Burkholderia stabilis:
- a CDS encoding basic amino acid/polyamine antiporter: MSQPVVEKPPVKGDQTSSGPKAAGGGPETRKLGLLLLSGIVVGSMIGGGAFNLPQNMASGAGLGAIAIAWLITLVGMFFLANAFRTLADQRPELTAGIYSYAREGFGKFAGFEMAWGYWLSSAFGNVAFAVLIMQTLGYFFPAFDGKNWQSIAGGSLLIWALHFMVLSGVKRTAILNTMASVVNVVTLSVAIVVIALFFQKGHFSFDVWGQQQHLGGTLAQVKSTMLVTLWVFIGIEGAVVVSDRARNQHEVGTATFVGLAVCTTLYFLLSALPFGVMSQHQLAGLQNPSTAYVIEQLVGHWGAVFVVVALLFSVLSCWLAWTVLVAELPYAAAKDNIFPRFLSHENRHHAAAPSLWISSAVMQVMMFVVLFAHDAWMWLISVAGVMILPPYLASTCFLWKCATQKNFREHAGEGKRASLWTGLLGTVYAAWLLYAAGPTYLLMSTIFFVIGIPVFWYAQREKHPASPVFTGIERMAAVVLVVVAASAFVLFAKGIVSVG; encoded by the coding sequence AAGGGCGATCAGACATCGTCCGGGCCGAAGGCGGCCGGCGGCGGGCCGGAGACACGCAAGCTCGGGCTGCTGCTGCTCAGCGGCATCGTCGTCGGGTCGATGATCGGTGGCGGTGCGTTCAACCTCCCGCAGAACATGGCTTCGGGTGCCGGGCTCGGCGCCATCGCAATCGCGTGGCTGATCACGCTCGTCGGCATGTTCTTTCTCGCCAACGCGTTTCGTACGCTGGCGGACCAGCGCCCGGAACTCACCGCAGGCATCTATTCGTACGCTCGCGAAGGTTTCGGCAAGTTCGCGGGCTTCGAGATGGCGTGGGGATACTGGCTCAGTTCCGCGTTCGGCAACGTGGCATTCGCCGTGTTGATCATGCAGACGCTCGGCTATTTTTTCCCGGCATTCGACGGCAAGAACTGGCAGTCGATCGCGGGCGGATCGCTGCTGATCTGGGCATTGCACTTCATGGTGCTGTCCGGCGTGAAGCGCACGGCGATCCTCAACACGATGGCGAGTGTGGTCAACGTCGTGACGCTGTCCGTCGCCATCGTCGTCATTGCATTGTTCTTCCAGAAAGGACATTTTTCGTTCGACGTATGGGGACAGCAGCAGCATCTCGGCGGCACGCTCGCCCAGGTCAAGAGCACGATGCTGGTCACGCTTTGGGTGTTCATCGGCATCGAAGGTGCTGTCGTCGTGTCCGACCGCGCGCGCAATCAGCACGAAGTGGGCACCGCGACGTTCGTCGGGCTGGCGGTCTGCACGACGCTCTATTTCCTGCTGTCCGCGCTGCCGTTCGGCGTCATGTCCCAGCATCAGCTGGCGGGCCTGCAGAATCCGTCCACCGCATATGTGATCGAGCAGCTCGTGGGGCACTGGGGCGCGGTCTTCGTCGTCGTTGCGCTGCTGTTCTCGGTGCTGAGTTGCTGGCTGGCGTGGACGGTTCTCGTCGCCGAGCTGCCGTATGCGGCCGCCAAGGACAACATTTTCCCGCGCTTTCTCTCGCACGAGAATCGCCATCATGCGGCTGCGCCGTCGCTCTGGATCTCGAGCGCGGTGATGCAGGTCATGATGTTCGTCGTGCTGTTCGCGCACGACGCGTGGATGTGGCTGATCAGCGTGGCGGGCGTGATGATCCTGCCGCCGTATCTGGCGAGTACCTGCTTTCTGTGGAAATGCGCGACGCAGAAGAACTTCCGCGAGCATGCCGGCGAGGGCAAGCGCGCATCGCTATGGACCGGCTTGCTGGGCACGGTTTACGCAGCGTGGCTGCTTTACGCGGCCGGCCCGACCTACCTGCTGATGTCGACGATCTTCTTCGTGATCGGCATCCCGGTGTTCTGGTACGCGCAACGCGAGAAACATCCCGCGTCACCCGTCTTTACCGGTATCGAGCGCATGGCCGCTGTCGTGCTGGTCGTCGTCGCGGCGAGCGCATTCGTGCTGTTTGCGAAGGGCATCGTGTCGGTCGGCTGA
- a CDS encoding arginine deiminase has translation MTLGVHSEAGKLRTVMVCAPGLAHRRLTPANCGTLLFDDVIWVDKAVEDHQAFVRVLRERDVEVLEFQHLLAEVCLDTGARDWILDRRITEEEVGTGMLRELRLWLESMPAQRLADVLIGGVAKSELPFDARGLFGGYLERSDFVIPPLVNLMFQRDPSAWIYGGVTLHPMFFPARRKETLLLAAVYAFHPRFAGNVRTWWGSPDVDHGAQTLEGGDVMAIGNGVVLIGMGERSSPQAVTQVARALFAGHGAKRVIACQFPKSRASMHLDTVFSFLDVDFVSIYPDVADEIRCTSLYPGDALGQVRYERHDEKFLAVVAGALGVGSLRVLTTGGDRYESEREQWDDGNNVLALDRRVVLAYDRNTHTNRKMRQAGVEVIELPGGELGRGRGGSHCLSCPVARDPIAL, from the coding sequence ATGACACTTGGCGTTCATTCCGAGGCCGGCAAACTGCGCACCGTGATGGTCTGCGCGCCCGGCCTCGCTCATCGCCGGTTGACGCCGGCCAACTGCGGAACCTTGCTGTTCGACGACGTGATCTGGGTCGACAAGGCAGTCGAAGATCACCAGGCCTTCGTGCGCGTCCTGCGCGAACGGGACGTGGAGGTGCTGGAGTTCCAGCACCTGCTGGCCGAAGTCTGCCTGGACACCGGTGCGCGCGACTGGATACTCGACCGCCGCATCACCGAAGAGGAGGTCGGCACCGGCATGCTGCGCGAGCTGCGGCTTTGGCTCGAATCGATGCCGGCGCAGCGGCTTGCCGACGTGCTGATCGGCGGTGTCGCGAAGTCGGAGCTGCCGTTCGACGCGCGCGGGCTGTTCGGCGGTTATCTGGAGCGTTCGGACTTCGTGATTCCGCCGCTCGTTAACCTGATGTTCCAGCGTGACCCGAGCGCATGGATTTACGGCGGGGTGACGTTGCATCCGATGTTCTTTCCGGCGCGCCGGAAAGAAACGCTGCTGCTCGCGGCCGTCTATGCGTTTCATCCGCGCTTTGCCGGAAACGTGCGCACGTGGTGGGGCAGCCCTGACGTCGATCACGGCGCACAGACGCTCGAAGGCGGCGACGTGATGGCCATCGGCAACGGTGTCGTGCTGATCGGCATGGGCGAGCGCTCGAGCCCGCAAGCCGTCACGCAGGTCGCGCGCGCGCTGTTCGCCGGCCACGGCGCGAAGCGCGTGATCGCCTGCCAGTTTCCGAAGTCGCGTGCGTCGATGCATCTCGACACCGTTTTCTCGTTTCTCGACGTCGACTTCGTCAGCATTTATCCGGACGTGGCCGACGAGATCCGTTGCACGAGCCTGTATCCCGGAGATGCGCTCGGGCAGGTACGTTACGAGCGCCACGACGAAAAGTTCCTGGCGGTCGTGGCGGGCGCGCTCGGGGTCGGTTCGCTGCGGGTGCTGACGACGGGCGGCGACCGCTACGAGAGCGAACGCGAGCAATGGGACGACGGCAACAACGTGCTCGCGCTCGATCGCCGCGTCGTGCTCGCCTATGACCGCAACACCCATACGAACCGCAAAATGCGCCAGGCGGGCGTCGAGGTGATCGAGCTGCCTGGCGGCGAGCTTGGCCGCGGGCGCGGCGGCAGTCATTGCCTGAGCTGCCCGGTCGCGCGCGATCCGATCGCGCTCTGA
- a CDS encoding ornithine carbamoyltransferase yields the protein MMFNVHNRSYLTLMDYTPRQIRYLLDLSRDLKRAKYAGTEVPRLTGRNIALIFEKTSTRTRCAFEVAAHDQGAHVTYIDPAGSQIGHKESMKDTARVLGRMYDAIEYRGFGQEIVEELAQYAGVPVYNGLTDEFHPTQMLADVLTMREHSDKPIHEIAYCYIGDAHNNTGNSLMIVGAKLGMDVRLCAPRSLWPHDELIAQCREIAANTGARITLTEQPGEAVKGVDFIYTDVWVSMGEPEERWGERIGTLLPYQVNAGLLSAAGNPRVKFMHCLPAFHDAHTVVGKQIADRYGLTDGVEVTDEVFESDASIVFEQAENRLHTIKAVLVATLAG from the coding sequence ATCATGTTCAACGTACACAACCGCAGCTATCTGACGCTGATGGACTATACGCCGCGCCAGATCCGTTATCTGCTCGACCTGTCCCGCGACCTCAAGCGCGCGAAATATGCGGGCACCGAAGTACCGCGCCTGACCGGCAGGAACATTGCGCTGATCTTCGAAAAAACCTCGACCCGCACACGCTGCGCGTTCGAAGTCGCCGCGCATGACCAGGGCGCGCACGTCACCTACATCGATCCGGCCGGCTCGCAGATCGGCCACAAGGAATCGATGAAGGACACGGCCCGCGTGCTCGGCCGGATGTACGACGCGATCGAGTATCGCGGCTTCGGCCAGGAGATCGTCGAGGAACTCGCGCAATACGCGGGCGTGCCCGTCTACAACGGGCTGACCGACGAATTCCATCCGACCCAGATGCTGGCCGACGTGCTGACCATGCGCGAACACAGCGACAAGCCGATTCACGAGATTGCGTACTGCTACATCGGCGACGCACACAACAATACGGGCAATTCGTTGATGATCGTCGGGGCGAAGCTCGGCATGGACGTCCGCCTGTGCGCGCCGCGGAGCTTGTGGCCGCATGACGAACTGATCGCGCAATGCCGGGAGATCGCGGCGAATACGGGCGCCCGGATCACGTTGACCGAGCAGCCCGGGGAAGCCGTGAAGGGCGTGGACTTCATCTACACGGACGTGTGGGTATCGATGGGTGAACCGGAGGAGCGATGGGGAGAGCGCATCGGCACATTGCTTCCCTATCAGGTGAACGCGGGACTGCTGTCGGCCGCGGGTAACCCGCGCGTGAAGTTCATGCATTGCCTGCCGGCGTTCCACGACGCCCATACGGTGGTGGGCAAGCAGATTGCGGATCGCTACGGTTTGACCGACGGCGTCGAAGTGACCGACGAGGTGTTCGAATCCGACGCGTCGATCGTCTTCGAACAGGCCGAGAATCGCCTGCATACGATCAAGGCCGTGCTGGTCGCAACGCTCGCGGGCTAG
- a CDS encoding carbamate kinase — MRIVVALGGNALLRRGEVMSAAAQLQNVRLAAAQLAGIADGNELVIVHGNGPQVGMLAALSRQAPPPERFPLDVLDAETEGMIGYLIELELRNRMHASRPCATLLTMVEVSAADPAFDHPDKPVGPILTQAAATELACVNGWQVAADGDGYRRVVPSPQPLRFLEIEPVRALLASGTIVICAGGGGIPVVETEGGRHQGVEAVIDKDRSAARLARELDADLFVIATDVAGVYADWGTPDARLVRRTSPEALAALHFAAGSMGPKVEAAAEFARGSGRRATIGALADITRLVDDTAGTSVKTGQACAFEDAPMPAR, encoded by the coding sequence ATGCGTATCGTCGTCGCACTCGGCGGCAACGCGTTGCTGCGGCGCGGGGAGGTCATGAGTGCCGCCGCGCAACTGCAGAACGTGAGACTGGCCGCAGCCCAACTGGCGGGTATCGCGGATGGCAACGAACTCGTGATCGTGCACGGCAATGGCCCTCAGGTGGGCATGCTCGCCGCGCTGTCCCGGCAGGCTCCGCCGCCCGAACGCTTTCCGCTCGACGTGCTCGATGCCGAAACGGAAGGGATGATCGGCTACCTGATCGAACTGGAACTGCGCAACCGGATGCACGCGTCGCGTCCGTGCGCGACGCTGCTGACGATGGTCGAGGTGAGCGCCGCGGATCCGGCTTTCGATCATCCCGACAAGCCGGTCGGCCCGATTCTCACGCAAGCCGCGGCGACGGAGCTGGCATGTGTCAATGGCTGGCAGGTGGCCGCCGACGGCGATGGCTACCGCCGCGTCGTGCCGAGCCCGCAGCCGCTGCGCTTTCTGGAGATCGAACCGGTACGGGCGCTGCTCGCGAGCGGCACGATCGTGATTTGCGCGGGCGGGGGCGGGATTCCTGTTGTGGAAACGGAGGGCGGCCGGCATCAGGGGGTCGAGGCGGTGATCGACAAGGACCGCAGCGCGGCGCGCCTCGCACGCGAACTCGATGCGGACCTGTTCGTGATCGCGACCGACGTGGCGGGTGTTTACGCCGACTGGGGCACGCCCGACGCGCGGCTGGTGCGCCGTACGTCGCCGGAGGCGCTCGCCGCGCTGCATTTCGCGGCGGGCTCCATGGGGCCGAAGGTCGAGGCTGCCGCTGAGTTCGCACGCGGGTCGGGCCGGCGCGCGACCATCGGCGCGCTCGCGGACATCACGCGTCTCGTCGACGACACCGCAGGCACCTCGGTGAAGACCGGGCAGGCTTGCGCATTCGAGGATGCGCCGATGCCGGCGCGGTGA
- a CDS encoding DUF2964 family protein: protein MIRKQYRIVLATLSVFIALASLVGIVHGMLFDEQVFRYSIVTLISSIVAFVVLLNPGPDDRP, encoded by the coding sequence ATGATCCGCAAGCAGTACCGAATCGTCCTCGCGACGCTCAGCGTATTCATCGCGCTTGCGTCGCTGGTCGGCATCGTGCACGGGATGCTGTTCGACGAGCAGGTGTTCAGGTACTCGATCGTCACGCTGATTTCGAGCATCGTCGCGTTCGTCGTACTGCTGAATCCCGGACCGGACGACCGCCCGTAA
- a CDS encoding BON domain-containing protein, with amino-acid sequence MKSDAALKQDVEQALFWNPAIDARRIDVDVRDRIVTLRGTVDGWAQKLEAQKTALHVADARALVLELDVVAPANACADQELAIAITFALGWQEALRDHKIRVEVDHGCVTLDGEVDRAFQSRAAEAMVSRMIGVVGVANRIQVRADHTVPDVGARIAEALARRAQRESAGISIDAADGIVTLTGTVASLAEKRAACGAAGSVRGVREVVDRLTVA; translated from the coding sequence ATGAAGTCCGATGCAGCACTCAAGCAGGATGTCGAACAGGCGCTGTTCTGGAACCCGGCGATCGATGCGCGGCGGATCGACGTCGACGTACGCGACCGGATCGTGACGTTGCGCGGCACCGTCGATGGTTGGGCCCAGAAGCTGGAGGCGCAGAAAACCGCGCTGCATGTCGCGGACGCGCGCGCGCTGGTGCTCGAGCTGGATGTGGTCGCGCCGGCGAACGCGTGCGCGGATCAGGAACTGGCGATCGCGATCACGTTCGCGCTCGGCTGGCAGGAGGCGCTGCGCGATCACAAGATCCGCGTCGAAGTCGATCACGGATGCGTGACGCTCGACGGCGAAGTGGATCGCGCGTTCCAGAGCCGTGCGGCGGAAGCGATGGTGAGCCGGATGATTGGCGTCGTCGGCGTGGCGAACCGCATCCAGGTGCGTGCCGACCATACGGTGCCGGACGTCGGCGCGCGGATTGCCGAGGCGCTTGCGCGACGCGCACAGCGCGAATCCGCGGGGATTTCGATCGACGCGGCCGACGGGATCGTCACGTTAACGGGCACGGTCGCGTCGCTCGCCGAAAAGCGTGCCGCGTGCGGCGCGGCAGGGTCGGTCCGAGGCGTTCGCGAGGTCGTCGACCGGCTGACGGTTGCCTGA
- a CDS encoding BCAM0308 family protein produces the protein MNRSNSGPGRNFLRRDKRMQPHTKDSYRDPKRPKGDRICESCGAVCDAGRWTWYATALDRRQLECPACKRMRENAPAGELVLHGDYLRAHRSAILELLQHQADLETSEHALERIMEIEKSRDTLVIRTTGVHMVRRLGEALLHAHHGDLALNYRDSEDMLRAQWTRDDA, from the coding sequence ATGAACCGTTCGAATTCCGGCCCCGGCCGAAACTTCCTGCGCCGCGACAAGCGCATGCAGCCGCATACGAAGGACAGTTACCGCGATCCGAAGCGGCCGAAGGGCGACCGGATCTGCGAAAGCTGCGGCGCCGTCTGCGACGCGGGCCGCTGGACCTGGTACGCGACCGCGCTCGACCGGCGCCAGCTCGAATGCCCGGCCTGCAAGCGCATGCGGGAAAACGCGCCGGCCGGCGAACTGGTATTGCACGGCGATTACCTGCGCGCGCACCGGTCGGCGATCCTCGAACTGCTCCAGCATCAGGCCGATCTGGAGACGAGCGAACATGCGCTCGAACGCATCATGGAAATCGAGAAATCCCGCGATACGCTCGTCATCCGGACGACGGGCGTGCACATGGTGCGGCGCCTGGGCGAAGCGTTGCTGCATGCGCATCACGGCGATCTAGCGCTCAACTATCGCGACAGTGAGGACATGCTGCGCGCGCAATGGACACGTGACGATGCGTGA
- the ftsH gene encoding ATP-dependent zinc metalloprotease FtsH, translating into MKKTFDYSALLIPIAFAVLVAFQLLSARPATTSISYSDFHRLVDARLVDDLEIGQASISGALRMPEAGTALPASDALAVKKAGSPWRFTTNRVADDHLVASLTAAGIRYRGMPDSGWIETLATWVFPVILVVLIWNFMMRRPSGMRDLSGMGKSQARVYVQQETGITFDDIAGIDEAKAELQQIVAFLRSPERYQRLGGKIPKGVLIVGAPGTGKTLLARAVAGEAAVPFFSISGSAFVEMFVGVGAARVRDLFEQAQQKAPCIVFIDELDALGKARGVGLMTGNDEREQTLNQLLVEMDGFQANSGVIIMAATNRPEILDPALLRPGRFDRHIAIDRPDLTGRKQILAVHTKRVKLAPEIDLAELASRTPGFVGADLANVVNEAALHAAELGKPAIGMADFDEAIDRAMTGMERKSRVMNEQEKRTIAYHESGHALVAQSRAHCDPVKKVSIIPRGIAALGYTQQVPTEDRYVLRRSELLDRLDVLLGGRVAEEIAFGDVSTGAQNDLERATALARHMVMQYGMSDKLGLSTFDDAAPQGGAPGVWTPGDGRCSEHTAQLIDEEVRVLLEDAHARVAATLGEHRDALERIARCLLLHESIDHDRLVALIAAPDDADEPSRPAEADSETTPGAAA; encoded by the coding sequence ATGAAGAAAACCTTCGACTACTCCGCGCTGCTGATCCCGATCGCCTTCGCCGTACTGGTCGCGTTTCAGTTGCTGTCGGCCCGGCCGGCGACGACATCGATTTCGTACAGCGACTTCCACCGGCTGGTCGACGCGCGGCTCGTCGACGATCTGGAGATCGGTCAAGCGTCGATCTCGGGCGCACTGCGCATGCCCGAAGCCGGTACGGCGCTGCCGGCCTCAGACGCGCTGGCCGTGAAGAAGGCCGGATCGCCGTGGCGCTTCACGACGAACCGGGTGGCCGACGACCATCTGGTCGCGTCGTTGACGGCCGCCGGTATCCGCTATCGCGGAATGCCGGATTCGGGCTGGATCGAGACGCTTGCGACGTGGGTGTTTCCGGTGATCCTCGTCGTGCTGATCTGGAACTTCATGATGCGCAGGCCGAGCGGAATGCGGGACCTGAGCGGCATGGGAAAAAGCCAGGCCCGCGTCTATGTGCAGCAGGAAACCGGCATCACGTTCGACGATATCGCGGGCATCGACGAGGCGAAGGCCGAGCTGCAGCAGATCGTCGCGTTCCTGCGCAGCCCCGAACGCTACCAGCGGCTCGGCGGCAAGATTCCGAAGGGCGTGCTGATCGTCGGGGCGCCGGGGACCGGCAAGACGCTGCTCGCCCGCGCGGTCGCGGGCGAGGCGGCGGTGCCGTTCTTCTCGATCAGCGGGTCGGCCTTCGTCGAGATGTTCGTCGGCGTCGGCGCGGCCCGCGTGCGCGACCTGTTCGAGCAGGCGCAGCAGAAAGCGCCGTGCATCGTGTTCATCGACGAGCTCGATGCGCTCGGCAAGGCGCGCGGTGTCGGCCTGATGACCGGCAACGACGAGCGCGAGCAGACGCTCAACCAGTTGCTCGTCGAAATGGACGGCTTCCAAGCCAATTCGGGCGTCATCATCATGGCCGCGACCAACCGGCCGGAGATCCTGGATCCCGCGCTGCTGCGCCCCGGACGGTTCGACCGGCACATCGCGATCGACCGGCCGGACTTGACCGGCCGCAAGCAGATCCTGGCCGTGCACACGAAGCGCGTGAAGCTTGCCCCGGAAATCGATCTGGCCGAACTGGCGTCGCGCACGCCGGGCTTCGTCGGCGCCGATCTCGCGAACGTCGTCAACGAGGCCGCGCTGCATGCGGCCGAACTCGGCAAGCCCGCGATCGGGATGGCCGACTTCGACGAGGCGATCGATCGTGCAATGACGGGCATGGAGCGCAAGAGCCGCGTGATGAACGAACAGGAGAAGCGGACCATCGCGTACCACGAATCGGGGCATGCGCTCGTCGCGCAAAGCCGCGCGCACTGCGATCCGGTGAAGAAGGTGTCGATCATTCCGCGCGGCATCGCGGCCCTCGGCTACACGCAGCAAGTGCCGACCGAGGACCGCTACGTGCTGCGCAGGAGCGAATTGCTCGACCGGCTCGACGTGTTGCTCGGCGGGCGGGTGGCCGAGGAAATCGCGTTCGGCGATGTGTCGACCGGCGCGCAGAACGATCTCGAACGGGCGACCGCGCTCGCCCGGCACATGGTCATGCAGTACGGGATGAGCGACAAGCTCGGCCTGTCGACGTTCGACGATGCAGCGCCGCAGGGCGGGGCGCCCGGCGTATGGACGCCGGGCGACGGCCGTTGCAGCGAACACACGGCGCAACTGATCGACGAGGAGGTGCGCGTGCTGCTCGAGGACGCGCATGCGCGGGTCGCGGCGACGCTCGGCGAGCACCGCGACGCGCTCGAACGGATTGCACGGTGCTTGCTGCTGCACGAGTCGATCGATCACGACAGGCTGGTGGCGCTCATTGCGGCGCCGGACGATGCCGACGAGCCGAGCCGCCCCGCGGAAGCCGACTCGGAGACGACACCGGGGGCTGCCGCCTGA